The window ACAGCGGGTGCCATCGATTAATTAGATTCACGGCACCCCTAGTTGTAAAtcttttttgctctcttttcttgtATCCTCTAGCTTAGTGTCATGGTCTTTTGAACATACTGGTTAAAGAAAAATGCTCTTCTTATTTGTGGTTATATTATGGTAGATTGTTTACGATGTAACTGAAATGGAGAGCTTCAACAATGTCAAGCAATGGCTGAATGAAATTGACAGATATGCAAATGAGAGTGTTTGCAAGCTTCTGGTGGGAAACAAATGCGATTTGGTAGAAAACAAGGTTGTGGACACACAGACGGGAAAGGTATTTTATGTTGCCTCTTTATCAGATAAACCTTTGTTTCTTTTTACTGATCGGGCTCGGTTTAGCCATACTATCAGCCTACTGAACTTGGCTTGCTGGCAAATGCTGAAAATCATCTCATTTTGTTATGATTATTCTAACAATGCTCTCGTGTTCTTTTCATTTGATTCCTTTCTTAAACTCAAGCTATGTGCCACAAACGTGTTAGTTCTTTACTATACTCGAGTAGGATTTTTGTTTTCAGGATATACATTTAGACTATAATGTCTTTTGGGTATCTTCCTGTTTTGGGGTTGTCTTCTCAATGAAGATGCTGGACATATCTTTGAGAAAAATTAATCAAGTTGAAAAAGTAAAAACTTGTAAATTTGCTTATGCTACTTTTTCTTTATAGTGGGGTTGCGCTTGGAGTACTTTCTGCAACCATTATCTTTAGTTTCTGTGTCCTCAGTGGAAATTGAAGACGGACATACTTTAGATGCTACAGTTGGCTAGCTCATTATTAGCAGTCATTGTGACTTTGCATCAAACCATCATTTGGACATGCCTGCAGACACCATCATCAGTCAGAAACATTGTATACCTATGACACCAGTGATCCACCAGCAGTTATTGTATCCTCCGTCCTTGTGGCTTACTCATTTGCCTCATGAAACCCAAGTGTCACTGGAGTTAGCTCGTCATCTCAGTACTCCCTGAATTCAGTCACTCTAGTCACACTTTTGTTTGATCTGTGTCCCCTCAATGCACCTGAGTATATGAAGTCTCCGGCTAGGTGCACAAAGTTGTGGCTTTTCTGGTGACCATGATTGCTCAAGGTACTTGGGCAGTGATTCCAGTTAGGTGTAAATTATATACTATTATTTTCGGGGTTGAGCAGAAGAGTGGGAGGGAGCACTATAACTTAGTTCATGTGTGCAAATAAACAACCTAGAAGGTTTGTCATAAGTTATTCTTTGGGAACTTTGCGAGCGCAGGCTTATTGGAGGTAATGTGTGGTCTATAATCAGGTTGTTACATGTGAGTATATAATAATTGGTGGTGTTTGATTAATGTTTGACTTTTTGCTGTTAAAGATATATTATTCTGAAAGTTTTTCATTTCCTTGTGCTCTGGTTTCAATGGAATACCTCTGATGCTGCGAGATAACACATTTGATGTTAATATGTAAAGGTAACCCTCTGATAGATATGAACTACTTTAGCTGTTTGTAAACATGTCAAAATAGTGCTTTGCGATATTGAACTTGATGATGTAAAATTTttgaaatgcctttcttttgattattctgtATTTCTTAGTTTAGGTAGTGACATAAGAAAATATGCGATTCTAATATTCTCCAAATCATTCTATCAAAGTATGAAACTACCTCGTCTTGACCAATGTATGAACGTATGATCTAGACAGCTTACTTGTCAGTTATGTTCTTATTCCCAGTTCAAGCAGTTATGCATTTGTAACATCACTTTAAATTTACTCAGGCTTTGGCAGATGAGCTAGGTATCCCTTTCCTTGAGACGAGTGCAAAAGACTCCATTAACGTGGAGCAGGCTTTCTTAACAATGGCGGGAGAGATCAAGAAAAAGTAAGTGGGCTAATATTTCTTTCGTGgttttatttttgcaaaaagtcTAGTTCCACCATTTTTTCTCCCCGTAATTTGTTGATTCTATTTCCGATACATTCAATATATTTAAAGCTTGCCAAGATAGATTGCATTAATGGAtataaaattgtgaatatatatAACTATTGTACATGGTCAGACTGCTACTGTTGCTACTTTTTCTATGAACTAGTTTTTATATTAATGAAATTAACATGATGTGAACAATGTTGGTAACAAGTAAAAAGTTATCTTCCACCCTGAACCACATCTCTTAGTAGTTTGTAGTTGGTCTTTTCGTAGTTCCATTTAGGAACCTaaccaaattttttattttgcagaatGGGTAATCAACCAGCTGGAGCGAAGAAGTCGGGTAGCACTGTTCAAATCAAAGGACAACCAATTGAGCAGAAGAGCAACTGTTGTGGCTAACTGCTGACACTCTGTTTCTGTATCGCTCTGTTCCAATTGCAAAATGTGAACAGCTTGTAACTAAACATATGTTTACTAGAACTAGAATGTCCTTCCGTTAGTTGAAATGTATTTCCAACTTTGCTCATGGTGTTATGTGAAGGAATGATAAGTAGACGCTGAGAGGCAAATCAATGATAAGTAATTCATCCACTTGCTTCTGCACACTTGAAGGTGCTGGGAAACTAAAATCACTATACTTAAATTGTTGAACTTAATAATCAAACGCAAGAGAGTAAAGATCACTAATTTTTTATAAGGAGGAGGAATCAACCTGCAGTATGTGCTTTTAAGTATTTTAAAAGGTGTGGGTGCAAAGGCGAACATTTTACCTCTCATAGGGCGAGAAGTAAGCCCTGAGATCCATGgaacttttaattttaatatttttttaaataacataattaaaaaaatatattataatttacatagaaattatattaaaaaaattcaaaaaattataaaacaagtGGACAATGtacataaaattattattttttaatagaagCATTTTACTGCATTAACAAGAAATAATCAATAGCATACCTACTACAAGCAACATAGAGTTTCTCGTGTTGCACTCATAATACTTTAAAAACATGATAATAAATAGCAACAAATGAGAAGAAAGAGTGAAAGTAGTATTCTTAGTCCTGgataactattttattttatcacACCATCACACATCAAAAACATAGCAGATCCAGTTCTTATGTAAAATAAAATAGACCATCCACTCAATTTCATACAAATTTAACCTCAACCCCAAAAGCCTGCGATGATTGCTTATCCATATACTACGATGTATTCATCGATGGTGTAGCTGAGTATAAACTTTACTTTgtttttgtgattttggattaCTTGCACTGAAAACTATAGAGTttgttttattcttctttttttttgttcttttgctCCCTTTTTTAACGTCTGGTGCAGTAATTCCGTCTGATAAAAAATGATTTGAATACGACAAAGGTCACTGTTGCTTTTTAGGTGTGCCAAATATAAGGTCCTCCTACACAAGATTTGGTATGATACCGAAAGGTTACTTAACCAAATAAGAAAATACCGAATCGTACTGAActactttggtacggtatttggtatgcaTAATTGATATACCGAATACTGGAGTACCAAACAATAGTTATTAAATACTGTACCGAAGTACCGAACGTCCACCCCTGGTGCAGTAGGTAAAAGAAAAATTTTACTTGTGGTATTTACAATattagctttttatttttgttaattttaataaagtaccCATTTAAAATTGATATATCTCCTCTTTAAAAGTTAGTGGAATCCATaggtttattaactaaattttctAATCCAACCTGGTATGAACTTCTAttgatctatttttttttatgaaagcAGGGAAATATTAGTACTACGAAATTGAGTTTGTTACATCATCCTCGTAGGTGGACAGACCTACTAACACAAATATTGCCTAAGTTGGCAAGATTAATACAACTACTAGTACTTAGAGACTTAGTAAGATAAACATGACCATCCTTATCTGCATTAAGCTTATTTATGACAAAAGGAGGAGGCCCATCTAAGCCAGCATGAGACTTTGGATTCAAAAGAGCATCCCTTGTCAGCTTGTGCGCCACTTGGTTTCCATCTCTAAAGTTATGCTGCATTGGTGGATCCTTCAGCTGGTGCATTAACCATCTGCAAGAGGAAATAGTCATGTAGTGAGATTTATAATCCTCATTTAGAGCTTTTATAACTTCTATTGAGTCTGTTTCTATCACTAGTGGAAAGAGTCTCTTGTTCAAAGCTAATGTGAGTCCCTCTTTGAGAGCTTCCAAATCTGAGTGAAGGGCTATTGATGCTGGTTTTTGGTGTTGGAACCCTAAGATCCAGTGGCCGCTACTATCTTGGATGGTACCCTCTAGACCTGCCAAGTGCTCCTTCTCACTAAAAGCTCCATCAAAGTTTAGCTTGAGATAGCCATTGGGAGATTTACACCACCTTATGTTGATTGCATGAGTTTGAGCACGCAACTTTTCATTGTGAGTTAGCAGATTGTATTCAGTGGCGTATTTGATAGCTCTTCCGATGGAGGCATAATGAGTGGTGTTATCCATATTGTTTTTATTCCTGTTAATCCATATGTGCCAAATAATAAAGGGCAACATGCCTCACCATTTGAAGAAGGGGGATGGTGTTGTAATATTAAGCTCCCGTATAGTAATGAGCCAGTTATCCTTATACCTAATGGGATCATTATGGAGACCTGTTAAGGCCCAGATGTCGCGTACCATTTTGCATCTGATAAAGATGTGATCATTGGTTTCATTTTCAAGTTTGCAGGTCGGGCAAAAGGGGCCTATATTAATACTAATATGATTGAGATATGCACGAGTAGGCAGCCTGTTATGGAGGCATTTCCACaggaaatattttattttgttgggaCAGTTGAGTTTCCATACCCAACTGAAGTCAAGGAGATTGTTGTTCTTATTAGAGATAGCTTTGTAACAGGATCTTGAGGTGAACTTGCCATTCCCAGATAGGGTCCAAGTGGGAATGTAATTAGGGCTCTCCGTATGGGTGATAGAGAGAATGCTATTCATCAAGGGTTTAGGTAACTCAAAAGATAGATTTGTGAGGTTCCAAGTATTATCCACCCAAATGTCCATTATGGAAAGGCTACTCTCATGGGGGGTGATGGGGCCTTGGATATCTTgcctaatatttttaaaatttgggaTCCAATTCGAGTCCCAAATATTGATGGTAGAGTGATTACTGGGGATCCAGGTTATGCCCTTATTACAAGTATCCCGTCCAATCAATATACTTTTCCAAATAAAGGAGGAGTTTTTAGAGTTTCTATTGGAGCCATAGATGGATGATAGGTTTGCACTCAGGGGTTGTGAATATCATGAGTTAATCTCCATGATAGGCTGCCAAGTTCACTAAATTTTTATCCTTAGCAGCATGATTTCCTAGGCCTCCTCTATTTTTTTCCTTAGTGATAGTATTCCAGTTGACTAGGTAGAgccttttttttgtatttgtagTACCCCAGATGAAAATTCTCTGAATTTTGTCTATGTGCTTGAGGATTTTGGTGGGAAGGAAATTATATTGCATAATGTGATTGGGTATGCTATTGAGGACAGAGTTTGCTAGGGTAACCCTACCTGCCATACTTAGGAAATTTGTTTTCCAAGAGGATAGTCTAGTAGATATATTGTCCAAGATGAATTGATAGTCCGAAGATTATGATTTTGTGTTGGTGATTGGAAAACCTAAGTATTTACCATAGGTCCTACTGATTTTAATACCAAACAGTTCTGCTAGGTATTTAGAGGTAGCAGGTGTGCAATTCTTAGAAACTAAAATTTTTGATTTAGAATTATTGATCTTTTGACCTGAAAGGGAGAAAAAGTAATTGAGGCACGAAAAAAATAGTGTTTGGAGAGTTGTTATCTATGTTGCACATCAGGGTAAGGTCATCTGCATAGAATAGATGAGATAGGGGGTAGATGTGCCTCCCTATTCTCACAGGAGACCATTGTTTGATGTCCACATTGTAAGAGATGAGGGTAGAAAGCATATCCATACATAGGATGAATATATAAGGAGAGAGAGGGTCCCCTTGTCTGATTCCTCTACTGGGATTGAAGAAATTACTTCTACTTCCGTTTACTAGAATAGATATTCTACTAGTGGTGATACAATGCATTATTAGTTTAGAAATTTTAGGAGGAAAATTAAAGTAACGGAGAGTTCTGTAAATAAAAGACCATTCGAGATGATCGAATACCTTTTCCAGGTCTAACTTAAGGACCATATTACATTTTTTACCaatttatttgtgcatttttagAATAAGTTTCTGGATGATAATGACATTGTCCGAAGATCTTCTTCCTTTCAAGAAACTGGCTTGTTGGGGACTGATAATATGCGGAAGGTGATGTTTAAGTCTATTTGCAATTAATTTAGTGATCACCTTGTAAATGGTGTTGCATAGTTCTATGGgtcgaatttttttttaaattattagcATTAGAGATTTTTGGGATGAGGCAAAGATAAGTATTATTAATATTGTTAGGGAGGGTGCCTGTATCAAAAGTTTTAATGCAAAGGTTAATAACCGAATGTTTGACAATATCCCAGTAACGTTGGAAGAAAAAGGGGTGTAAGCCATCATGCCCCGGGGATTTAAAACGCTTGAAAGAATAGATAGCCTGTTTTATTTCCTGGGGGGTTAAGGACCTATCAAGCATATGGAGATCAGTGCCTTTGTGGTTTGGGGGATCGAATTTAATGAAGATCCAATTAGACATAGTGTGACTAGTTTCAAAGACTTGTTTAAAGTAGTTTAAGGTATGGACCATAATTTTGGAGGGTTCATCTATCCAATTACCCTCATGGTTTTTAAAATAAGCTATCTTATTGGTCCTTCTTTTATTAGTAGCCACTAGATGGAAAAATTTAGTGTTAGATTCCCCATCATTCAACCATTGGACTCTAGCCCTgagtttccaaaaatcttcttccAGCTTTAGGCAATTATTATAATCGATTTTTAGGGACTCTTCTAGATTATGGAGAAAAGAATTATGGCCATAAGCAGTAGAATTTTGAATTCCAGTTAGCCTAGCaagtatcttttttttttttttgaaaatatcatCAAAGGTGACATTTTTCCAAGTAGTCACTGTATCTTTAAAAATGGTAGAGGCAGTCATGTAGTCATTATTGTTCCAACAAGAGTGAACTATGTTACGAAAACCGGGGTGGCTACACCAAAAAGATTCTAATCTAAAGGGCTTAGGGTTTTGAtaattagttttagaaaataattttactaGAATGGGGTTGTGGTCCGAATATATTTTGGGGAGGTGAATGACAGATGCTCTAGGGAAAATGTTAATCCACAAATCATTTGAGAATAATTTGTCAAGCCTCTCCATAATGAAGTCGGATCTATATTTCCTATTAAGTTGCAATAGTTAATCTTAGACCAAAGTTTAGCCACTCGTCTTCTATTTATAGTATTATCCCCATTTTATCACCAGCATGCCAAATATCGTTAAAGTCACCCCCTAATATCCATGCTCCTTTGTAACTATCAAAGATGTTAGTGATGTTATCCCACATTTGATTTCTAATAGCTATATTGGTGCTagcataaatagaaaaataaagcCAACTGTGACGAATAGGAGGTACCTCAATCATAACGTGGATCTCATTGTTCCTCCTCACAAAGTTATTAACATGCACAAGGCTTATATCCCAAAGGACAACCATGCCACCATACTGCCCCTCCGCTGGAACCTCTATCATGTCAGTAAAACCAAATTCGTGCATAAGGCAACCATGACTAGACATTCTAGTCTCCAATAGAGTGACCATACATGGGTGGTGGGTGGTGATCATGTCATGGAAGTTCCTCCTAAAATCTTCGTTATTTCCTCCGCTTATGTTCCAGATTATAAAGTTTTTAGCTTGATTCATTAAAGGATTCTGAGGTTAGTGGGAGGGGGATGGAAAGACTAGGTTCCTCCTTAGACTGGGAACCAGAATCATGGCCAGTTTCCCCACTGTGGGATCTTGGTGGACGAATATCCATGGTGCATTTGAAGAGTGAAAGAGGACATGATAGAATATGCCTCTTCTCCTGCATTTCCAGAAATAGAAAAACCTTGACTTCGATTATGCTTGAGGATTCCACCATTGATTCCCCTATTAGGTCGATTAGCTCTGGCCCTTATTCCTCCATAGGGTTTCCCATCTCTTGAGGGATTGGTGCTTGAGGTTCCTCCTGCCCCATAATTCCTAGGTTTGCTGGTTCTTGAACCTGCATACATTCTGATCCCAGGGCATTAGGTTGGGATTGAACGCAGTGAGCTCCTGAGGGGGAAAGAAGGGGAGATCTAGACCCATATTCTGGGGGAGGTATGGGTTCTGTTGGTATGGAGGAGGAAGGTTCCATTAAGCTTTCATAGCTTGTGCCAAGTTGTTGGTCATTCGTGGGGCTAAGGGTTGTAGAATGTTGTTGACCCATATATGGTTCAAGCAGTTGTTCATGCCTAGGTGTAGACTCTCGGAGATTAACTGGGCTAGGAATTGAGGGTTTTGAACCAGTATTATTGTTTCCTGGCCATTGAGTGTTAGTTGGAAAGAAAAGGCTCTCCCCATCAGACCCAGCTCTATCCAAGACGTTGGATGGTGATCCTGGGGTAATGGGGGTTGTGCATAGACTACTGGGATGTTTGGGAGTTGAGGAGGAAAGAGAGGTAAGTTGTTCATCGTTTGGGCTTGCTAGTTTCTTAGAATTTGGATTAGCCTGAATCGTCTCCGAGGAGTGAGAGGGATTCTTGGCATCTTGGAAGGGTTGAGGTTTAGATTTAATGTAGATAGGGGTTGTGGAGAGGGAATGATGATGCCTATTTGCATGCTCTCTGAAAGGTTTAGCGTGCATGGCTTAATAGGATATTTTGCATGGGATATGTTGGACACGTAGCAGCTCGTTGGGGACATCTGTGTGGTGCTTGATTTATTTGGAGCCAAGTAAGTCTTGGCATGCAGTATGGAGGTGTAAGCGGATTGGTTAGTATATTTAATAGAGGTCTTAAGGTGATCATTATTAATTTGAGGGTGATTGTTAATTTTATTAGAGGAGTAGTTTTTTTGGACGTTAGTGATTAAGCAATTGTCCTCTAGTGGGTCTAGGAGAGCATGAACCGGTTTAGCTTGTTGTAGGGGGTTCATGCATGCGTGGGTAGTGGTATTATGGTTAGTATTGGGGGTTATTTTATCCAAAACCATATGCTGGTTTTCAAGTTGTAGTTAAGAGAAGCGGTTTTGAGTTTCTATGTGGATTCCAACTTTGTTATTCCTAAGAATTTCAGTAGGGGTCGATGGGGAGGGGGTGATCCTGCCTTTGCTAGAATCTTTTgagatatattttaatttttgggtaTCGATGTACTTACCTGTAGAAGCACTAAACAATTTGACGTCCATACATGTAATTGGTTGCTTGCTACCTGTTTGTTGTCCAGCTAGAGTTTGCCTCTTAGGTTGTTTTCTTTTTGTCGTGAAAGACACTGTGTGTCATTCCTCATCTTGTGTTTGAGTGTTGCTGTTACTGTTTCTAGCCAAGGGTGGCTCTAACTGAGTGAGGGTGTTCTGAGCAATATTGTCCAATTTGTGAGGACAGGCTATTGCTCCATGACCCAATCTCCCGCAATTTTTACAATGGTGTTGTTCTGCTTCATAATGGATATGTTGTTTATGTGAGCctatataaataaatttgataacTGGTTCTTCCATTGAGAGTTCAATGCATAAGCTAGCATACCTACCTCTCAAGGAGGATGAGGTGCAAACATCTACCTTTAAAAGTCTTCCTATGGCTCCCCCAATTTTTTGAAGGATTTGTCCATCGTAGAACTCAATAGGAAGTTATGGTACCCGTATCCAGATAGCAGTGAAGTTTTGCACTGCTTTCATGGCAACAAAATGTGGTTGCCATCTTTGGATGGAAAGAAAGTgtccaaaaatgaaataaggACTTTTTCCCAGTATTGGTTCATGTTTTCTTCCTTTTGTAACTTAAATGTAAAGTAGTCATTACCAAGGTCTATTAGTGAAAAATTCTCGTTTATTTTCCATAATTCTTGGATTTTTCGTTTTAGTAATTGGTGAAGAATCTTTTTCCCTTGGAGTTTTATGATTAAAGAGAATTTCCATGGAAGATAGATTCTTTGTTTGTCTTCCAGGGATATTGGAATTGTAATTGGGAGTGTGTTGTTGTCACTTTTGGATGAGGAAAGTATGAGACCATTCTCAATGTCCATCTCGGTGCAGGTAACTGGAAGAGTGGAAGGGTCAGAAGTAATATTAATGGTGTTGTCTTGCATTAAGAGAGTGTCTTTGAAGGAAGGCACTACTGGGATTGGGGGGATCTTTGGGGTTTCCAATTCCTTTTCCTGCTTTTTGTTGTAATCGATGGCAGTGTCAGGGGGTTTTGGGGGATTTGGGAAGAGATTTGATCGAAATTCATAACTGCACCAGGTGAATTATGGAAGAGAAATTCATGTGAGTGTAGAACAATAGAGAGAAAACTTCTACAGTGCATCTCTTGTTAATGAAAGGAGAGGGGAGAAAAAACGTAACTTCTATTGATCTTTGTACAAGGACATTTAACTAATTCACTCGCATTAATATGCTTTCGCATTCTTTTTCTAGTCTTTTTTCCCCTTTCTATTTTAATTTACTGAAGTAATAAATATTTCTACTTACTATTTCTTCTTCCCACCCTCCTGCGTAGTGGTAGCAAAATAGTTCAAAGAAtacagttaaccacccatattatccactaaaaatgggTTGAATAATGAACATTTTTAAAATGGGTCAAAtgtggataagaaccatattatacatttagaaaatggataaccaatgagtttaactttaacatttgtaaagcctcaaattagagttcctcaagtttgggagactagtaATTCTCCAAAAAATGattatattcaagaagtcatCGATAATATGGTTCGGTTAACctgttttttatccgtattaaatataggccgggtcgaataatttatccattttttcattactcgttttcgacccgaaccatatccgacccgacctgCCCGTTTGTCGCTCCTACTTGCGGCCATACTATGACATATGGATCTCTCTTCCATTTGTACTCGTCTATTTTCGCAATTCATGTACATTTAATCAGTATGCCCCCTTTTTAGTTTAGTGACGCTCTCATCTTCTCAACTTAATATAAAACCAATCACACTCCATCTACATTGTTGAACTTAATAATCAAACACAAGAGAGTAAAGATCACTAATTTTTTATAAGAAGAAGCAATCAACCTGCAATATGTGCTTTTAAGTATTTTAAAATGTATGGGCGCAAAGGCAGACATTTTACCTGTCATAGGGCGAGAAGTAAGCCCCGAGATGCTGGGCGTAAGTCCCATGgaacttttaattttaatatatttttaaataatataattaaaaaaactattttaatttACAtagaaattatatttaaaaaattcaaaaaattataaaacaagtGGACAATGtacataaaattattattttttaatagaagTATTTCACTGCATTAACAAGAAACAATCAATATCATGCCTATTACAAGCAACATAGAGTTTCTAGTGTTGCACtcataatattttaaaaacatGATAATATAGCAAGAAATGAGAAGAAAGAGTGAAAGTAGTATTCTTAGTTCTGGATCtaaactatttttattttatcacaCCATCAGACATCAAACATAGCACATTCAGTTCTTATGTAAAATAAAATAGACTATCCACTCAATTTCATACAAATTTAACCTCAATGCTCTTGCGTTTCTTTGGCTTAGGAAGAAGTAACTTCTTAACAATAATTTCATCTTGACAAATAGCAAAATTATATAAGTATTTACTTTTGTAGTTTGAGAAGAACTGTTTATTTCTCCTTGGGTAGAAGAAGACAAagggaaagaataaaaaaagtgaGGGctaactataaaaaaaattattggttCGACTgctaaatttttcttttagtttggAGTATTTAACAAGCATATGTTTGAGTATTTAGACTTAAATTAAGGACTTAttaggaaaattttattttaatttgggaTAGTATTCTCGGCTTACGCTCCATGATAAAATGTGTCTCGTGCTCAGGCGAATGCCCAAGGGCAGCTAGGTTTGCGCTTTTTGATACTTTTGCCCCTTAGGATTGCCTGGGGAGAGTTTGCAACTTCCTGCCCTGGAGCTCGCCCAAATTTGTTGCTTAAAATATTGATAGTTATGTATGAAATCATTGATTGTAATagttttttgatttttggctaaAATCAAGTATGAAATCGTTGCTTGTTCTACTCTTTGTTAATTATCACTAGgctattttttctttctctcgCTGTATGTATTTCTAGGAAATGCCTAACCATGCGAGTTTCTCTAATTCCACCTTTATTAATATAAGTTGAATATGttgtttcatttttatttttctataatAGCGCAAAAAAAAGAACATGAAGTATAGGGGTGGGCACAAAATCaaattatttttgatttattcaGTATTTCGTTATTCTTCAGTATAGTTTTTCGGTATTTTGATACTTTGGTATGGTACTTGATATTGAGTTTGCGATATTTCAATATATCGAAATACCAAGATACCGAGATATTTAAGTGCTACACTGACCATCCCACCTCTATTTCTATTTTTAGCCCCAATAAAACTAAGTCCAACATTTATAACCCAACGGCCTAACCCCCAAAGCCCCAATACTG of the Nicotiana tabacum cultivar K326 chromosome 7, ASM71507v2, whole genome shotgun sequence genome contains:
- the LOC107821208 gene encoding ras-related protein RABD1 is translated as MSNEYDYLFKLLLIGDSSVGKSCLLLRFADDSYVDSYISTIGVDFKIRTVELDGKTIKLQIWDTAGQERFRTITSSYYRGAHGIIIVYDVTEMESFNNVKQWLNEIDRYANESVCKLLVGNKCDLVENKVVDTQTGKALADELGIPFLETSAKDSINVEQAFLTMAGEIKKKMGNQPAGAKKSGSTVQIKGQPIEQKSNCCG